In a genomic window of Quercus lobata isolate SW786 chromosome 4, ValleyOak3.0 Primary Assembly, whole genome shotgun sequence:
- the LOC115987833 gene encoding G-type lectin S-receptor-like serine/threonine-protein kinase LECRK3: MPSEILGKAYFSSWTVNLATQLKFTEAGYMYVQNAILTNWFNVFKKNPGSNETFYHMARIDHDGVFRLYKHLRKEDTTSGGSSPASWNEVNGIPDNICDAFVNYANGGGFCGPNSICTKESGYSHASCSCPVGFSALDQSDYWTGCKPNFTLSNCHTGREANKEFEIVKLTNTDWPVSNNNFLKGSAVDEATCRQLCLNDCLCVVAVYDDKDRSCWKTKYPLSNGRKNTNITRIALIKVPKGHGSDMTGKSDKKGEPMVVILAVLLSSSAFLNVLFFLASFVASFYMYHKKVNMPWNIDSTLATNVRSYTYKELEQATMGFKQILGKGAFGTVYKGVLASDSKIFVAVKKLDKVVEEGEKEFKTEVNVIGQTHHKNLVRLLGYCDEGQHRLLVYEYMSNGSLASFLSGISKPHWNQRVKIAFGIAKGLMYLHEECSTQIIHCDIKPQNILLDEYFTPRIADFGLAKLLLAEQSRAALTAIRGTIGYFAPEWFTQASISVKVDVYSFGVMLLEIICCKSCIAFAREEEEALIVWAYVCYKDKRLDKLIENDEEARNDMKRLERLVIVALWCIQGDPSLRPSMKKVTQMLEGVIEVSVPPSPPLYTSSSSTKNSSFFDFSLSSVSMSHL; encoded by the coding sequence ATGCCATCTGAAATCCTTGGGAAAGCTTATTTTTCTAGCTGGACAGTAAACTTGGCAACACAGTTGAAATTTACCGAGGCCGGATACATGTACGTCCAAAACGCAATATTAACCAATTGGTTCAACGTTTTCAAGAAAAATCCTGGCTCAAATGAAACTTTCTACCACATGGCTAGGATTGATCACGATGGAGTCTTCAGATTATACAAACACCTCAGAAAGGAGGACACCACAAGTGGTGGAAGTAGTCCTGCATCATGGAATGAAGTAAATGGCATTCCTGATAATATTTGTGATGCATTTGTTAATTATGCTAATGGTGGTGGGTTCTGCGGACCCAACAGCATTTGTACTAAAGAAAGTGGTTATAGTCATGCATCTTGCTCTTGTCCTGTTGGATTTTCTGCCTTGGACCAATCGGACTATTGGACAGGCTGCAAACCAAATTTCACACTATCTAACTGCCACACTGGACGGGAAGCAAATAAAGAGTTTGAAATTGTAAAGCTAACAAACACAGACTGGCCGGTCTCAAATAACAACTTTCTTAAAGGATCTGCAGTCGATGAGGCAACGTGCAGACAGCTATGCCTCAATGATTGCTTGTGTGTTGTGGCAGTTTATGATGATAAAGATAGATCTTGCTGGAAGACGAAGTATCCTCTGTCTAATGGAAGAAAGAACACAAATATTACAAGAATAGCTCTCATCAAAGTACCTAAAGGTCATGGTTCAGATATGACAGGCAAGTCAGATAAGAAAGGTGAGCCAATGGTAGTTATCTTGGCAGTACTCCTTAGCAGCTCTGCATTCCTCAATGTCCTTTTCTTCTTAGCTAGTTTCGTGGCTAGTTTCTACATGTACCATAAAAAGGTGAATATGCCATGGAATATTGACAGCACACTTGCAACAAACGTGAGAAGCTATACATATAAAGAGCTCGAACAAGCAACCATGGGCTTCAAGCAAATATTGGGTAAAGGTGCTTTTGGAACTGTTTATAAAGGGGTCCTTGCATCAGATtctaaaatatttgttgcaGTCAAGAAGTTAGATAAGGTAGTAGAAGAAGGTGAGAAGGAATTCAAAACTGAAGTGAATGTTATCGGTCAGACTCATCACAAGAATTTAGTCCGTTTGCTTGGTTATTGTGATGAGGGACAGCACCGGCTTCTGGTTTATGAGTACATGAGTAATGGCTCTCTAGCTAGTTTTCTCTCTGGGATATCCAAGCCTCATTGGAACCAAAGAGTGAAAATCGCTTTTGGAATAGCGAAAGGCCTAATGTATTTACATGAAGAGTGCAGCACCCAGATTATTCATTGTGACATAAAGCCTCAAAACATACTTCTGGATGAGTACTTTACCCCAAGGATTGCTGATTTTGGATTAGCAAAGCTTTTGTTGGCAGAGCAAAGTCGAGCAGCTCTTACAGCAATAAGAGGGACAATTGGGTACTTTGCACCTGAATGGTTTACCCAAGCATCCATTTCAGTTAAGGTTGATGTGTACAGTTTTGGTGTGATGTTACTTGAGATCATTTGTTGCAAGTCTTGCATTGCCTTTGCAAGGGAAGAAGAGGAGGCATTGATAGTTTGGGCTTATGTATGCTACAAAGATAAAAGATTAGATAAGTTGATAGAAAACGATGAGGAGGCAAGGAATGACATGAAGAGGCTAGAGAGGCTTGTGATTGTGGCACTTTGGTGTATTCAAGGAGATCCTTCACTGAGACCCTCAATGAAAAAGGTCACACAAATGCTTGAAGGAGTAATTGAAGTTTCTGTACCCCCAAGTCCTCCATTGTATACTTCCTCTTCGTCTACAAAAAATAgttcattttttgatttttcattgtCCTCAGTTTCTATGTCCCATTTATGA
- the LOC115987842 gene encoding G-type lectin S-receptor-like serine/threonine-protein kinase LECRK4, whose product MANSTLPHFCFLLLLLLLPLLPVVFTYTKDDCNILLDSPLIAQQGTGPWKSRSGEFAFGFRPIQSNKTLNQFLFAVWFDKIKDKTIVWSANGNNPAPQGSALKLSSNKEFVLNDPLGKELWKPQRNGSKSSCFLMLDNGNLVILDEQYNPMWESFKEPTDTILPGQTLYRNTTLRSRQSDKLF is encoded by the coding sequence ATGGCTAATTCAACACTtcctcatttttgttttctcttgcttttacttcttcttcctctccttCCCGTTGTTTTCACCTACACCAAAGATGACTGTAATATATTGCTGGACTCACCTTTAATTGCACAGCAAGGAACTGGTCCATGGAAGTCGCGTTCAGGTGAATTTGCCTTTGGATTTCGTCCTATTCAAAGCAATAAGACTCTGAACCAATTCTTGTTTGCAGTTTggtttgataaaataaaagacaaaaccATAGTTTGGTCTGCAAATGGTAACAATCCAGCACCACAAGGTTCTGCACTGAAGCTATCTAGCAACAAAGAGTTTGTTCTCAATGACCCTCTAGGCAAAGAGTTATGGAAGCCTCAAAGGAATGGATCAAAATCCAGTTGCTTTCTCATGCTAGATAATGGGAACTTGGTGATTTTAGATGAGCAATATAATCCAATGTGGGAGAGCTTCAAAGAGCCTACTGATACAATTTTGCCAGGCCAAACACTGTACAGGAATACCACACTCAGGTCTCGCCAATCTGACAAATTATTCTAA
- the LOC115987607 gene encoding G-type lectin S-receptor-like serine/threonine-protein kinase LECRK3: MASALAPFHCHLLVLVLTLLVPAIAQVYTSISVGSALFATDDNSTWTSPSGDFSFGFRRFPGQQDQFLLAIWFAKIPDGTIVWSANRDYPAERESKVELNTAGQLVLKAPGGWELWRSSSNENPRVSNGAMLDTGNFVITGTNSSILWNSFDEPTNTMLPTQVLGLGSNLFSSVSEENNGVGKFQLRFNNPQQSNSSYVLILNQIDVYTQNPYGAYYAKQDVSELILDKSGYLQVKNSLGGISNLSSKGEVLRTDSDSYYRATLDFDGVFRLYTHPKNFTGNQTWSATWYVPENICLDIYDTFGSGPCGYNSICSLVAHGMPECQCAPGFSLLDVNNKYSGCKQDDVSYMNECNEMGTVISEDQFEFLEMEYADWPLADYELLQPTTEFECKNSCLRDCYCAVTIFQDPKFNNGTGRCWKKKLPLSNGRFNSSAIDRKALFKKFKLNSSSQNPTNPNPGQGRQNQEILILAVLLGTSVFFNFFSVAAISLVVFCLWQGKLPNFYRTLHTKDLEMNLRSFTYKDLEEATSGFKEELGRGSFGTVYKGVIVSSYSNYVAVKKLDKMIKEGEREFKTEVTVIGQTHHKNLVRLLGYCDEGEHRILVYEFMYNGSLSSFLFGVIRPSWQQRMQIALGIARGLRYLHEECSMQIIHCDIKPQNILLDDFFTAKISDFGLAKLLMNQQTRTLTSIRGTKGYVAPEWFRNTPVTVKVDVYSFGVMLLEIISCRRCVEVEMERAAILTEWAYECYSRGKVERLVEDDEEAISDMNWVKKLVMVAIWCVQDVPLLRPSMREVTHMLDGILEISAPPCPFLYCSTSKAEKSSMGFSNNSRI, encoded by the coding sequence ATGGCTTCAGCACTCGCTCCTTTTCACTGCCATTTGCTTGTCCTTGTCCTCACCCTCCTGGTTCCTGCTATAGCTCAAGTTTATACTAGCATCAGTGTGGGTTCAGCTCTCTTTGCCACAGATGATAACTCCACATGGACTTCACCATCCGGTGATTTTTCATTTGGATTCCGTCGCTTTCCAGGTCAACAAGATCAGTTCCTTCTTGCTATCTGGTTTGCTAAGATACCAGATGGAACTATAGTTTGGTCTGCAAACAGAGATTACCCGGCAGAGAGAGAATCAAAAGTTGAGCTTAACACAGCTGGACAACTTGTACTCAAAGCTCCAGGTGGATGGGAGTTGTGGAGGTCCAGCAGCAATGAGAATCCTCGAGTATCAAATGGAGCTATGCTAGATACTGGGAATTTTGTTATAACAGGCACAAACTCAAGCATCTTATGGAATAGCTTCGATGAACCAACAAATACCATGTTACCAACCCAGGTATTGGGTCTTGGGAGCAACCTTTTCTCTAGCGTGTCCGAAGAAAACAATGGGGTGGGTAAATTTCAGCTCCGTTTCAATAACCCACAGCAATCAAATTCCTCATACGTTCTGATACTAAATCAAATAGATGTCTACACCCAAAATCCTTATGGAGCTTATTATGCTAAACAAGATGTTTCTGAGCTAATCTTGGACAAGTCGGGCTACCTTCAAGTCAAGAACTCACTGGGAGGCATATCCAACCTTTCATCAAAGGGAGAGGTCTTGAGGACAGACTCAGACTCCTACTACAGGGCAACACTTGACTTTGATGGTGTTTTCAGACTCTATACTCACCCAAAGAATTTTACTGGAAACCAAACCTGGTCTGCAACTTGGTATGTTCCTGAAAACATCTGCCTGGATATTTACGACACTTTTGGAAGTGGCCCTTGTGGTTATAATAGCATATGTTCACTGGTAGCCCATGGTATGCCAGAGTGCCAATGCGCCCCAGGCTTCTCTCTCTTGGATGTAAATAACAAGTATAGTGGCTGCAAACAAGATGATGTAAGCTACATGAATGAATGTAACGAGATGGGTACTGTGATTTCGGAAGATCAATTTGAATTCTTGGAGATGGAGTATGCTGATTGGCCTTTAGCTGACTATGAACTACTACAACCCACAACAGAATTTGAATGCAAGAATTCTTGTCTGCGCGATTGTTATTGTGCAGTCACCATTTTCCAGGATCCAAAGTTTAATAATGGCACAGGAAGATGTTGGAAGAAGAAATTACCGCTTTCTAATGGGAGGTTCAACAGCAGCGCCATTGATAGAAAAGCTCtattcaagaaatttaaattgaatAGCTCTTCACAGAATCCTACAAATCCAAATCCAGGCCAAGGAAGGCAGAATCAAGAGATATTGATCCTTGCAGTCCTCCTAGGTACttctgtattttttaatttcttttctgtaGCTGCAATTTCTCTAGTTGTCTTCTGTTTGTGGCAAGGAAAACTGCCAAATTTCTACAGAACCTTACATACAAAAGATCTTGAAATGAATCTGCGTTCATTTACATACAAAGATCTTGAAGAAGCTACTAGTGGGTTCAAAGAAGAATTGGGCAGGGGTTCTTTTGGCACTGTTTATAAAGGGGTAATAGTATCAAGTTATAGCAACTATGTTGCTGTCAAGAAGCTAGACAAGATGATAAAGGAAGGTGAGAGGGAATTCAAAACTGAAGTAACCGTGATTGGCCAAACTCACCATAAGAATTTGGTACGGTTACTTGGCTATTGTGATGAAGGTGAACACCGAATTTTGGTGTACGAGTTTATGTACAATGGCTCATTGTCGAGTTTCCTTTTTGGAGTAATAAGACCAAGTTGGCAACAAAGAATGCAGATTGCATTAGGAATTGCTAGAGGACTAAGGTACTTACATGAAGAATGTAGCATGCAAATCATTCATTGCGACATAAAGCCTCAAAACATActtttggatgatttttttacaGCCAAAATTTCTGACTTTGGATTGGCAAAGCTTTTGATGAACCAACAAACCCGGACTCTCACTAGCATCAGGGGGACTAAAGGCTATGTTGCACCAGAATGGTTCAGAAACACACCAGTCACAGTAAAGGtggatgtttatagttttggtgTCATGTTGTTGGAGATCATTAGCTGCAGGAGATGTGTGGAAGTTGAGATGGAGAGGGCAGCGATACTTACAGAATGGGCATATGAATGCTATAGTAGAGGGAAAGTTGAAAGATTGGTGGAAGATGATGAAGAGGCTATTAGTGATATGAATTGGGTGAAGAAGCTAGTAATGGTGGCAATTTGGTGTGTACAGGATGTGCCATTATTGAGGCCTTCCATGAGAGAAGTCACTCATATGCTAGATGGCATTCTTGAGATTTCTGCACCCCCATGTCCTTTCCTCTACTGTTCAACATCCAAAGCTGAAAAGTCATCCATGGGATTTTCAAATAATAGTCGTATCTAA
- the LOC115986761 gene encoding probable serine/threonine-protein kinase DDB_G0280111, translating into MWRFKPFMQKEPVGLEGRSLDVGNLKINVRNAIAEGGFSCVYLARDLVNVSKQYALKHIIFNDEELEELVMKEISVLKSLKGHPNVVTLYAHTILDMGRTKEAFLVMEFCEKSLVNVLESRGSGFFDEKQVLSIFRDVCNAVFAMHCQSPPIAHRDLKAENLLLGSDGVWKLCDFGSTSTNHKRFEKPEEMGIEEDNIRKHTTPAYRAPEMWDLFRRELINEKVDIWALGCLLYRICYFKSAFDGESKLQILNGNYRIPELPKYGSSVTDLIKEMLQSSPDDRPDITQVWFRVNEQLPANLQKSLPDRPPEMKSADIHEGIPKPAYKAHPVPRRSPPPPPSSGEQTRNTSQPSSRAGGGGGQLGAFWSSLHAKDSVVPEDMTRPKFDEEPTTHGTSKNDQFKPENLPLPRNTSPAKEADIQTYTVRKNAHGKSQKAEDGSSKDFEMTFSHKGTDRGTHRPKPSKVETTATFQDDTFNTFVAEFDTEKFSSTVSNSNSEKEEALEAEVARLKGQLKQTNLEKVEITSKFEKLSAICRSQRQEIQELKQALAARNPSPNKNVTKIQSSPATPLQKDKIEGTIWEPQQEKSDRNSVSPEPKQWQAFAEEPKPQKPLSKENPSKSVRTRNGHQTKQAAQANTGFDSWGFGTESFSAAPSNSPQISKPISDGNNAQRFGETKITETKPGSQPAGWAGF; encoded by the exons ATGTGGAGGTTCAAACCATTTATGCAAAAAGAACCTGTGGGGCTTGAAGGCCGTTCTCTTGATGTTGgaaatcttaaaattaatgtccgAAATGCCATTGCGGAGGGAGGTTTCTCTTGTGTATACTTAGCTCGGGACCTTGTGAATGTGTCAAAGCAGTATGCTTTAAAGCACATTATATTTAATGATGAGGAATTAGAGGAATTGGTGATGAAGGAGATCTCAGTGTTGAAGTCACTTAAGGGACATCCTAATGTTGTCACACTCTATGCCCATACCATCTTGGATATGGGACGAACTAAAGAAGCATTCCTTGTGATGGAATTCTGTGAGAAATCTCTGGTTAATGTGCTGGAAAGCAGAGGATCCGGATTTTTTGATGAGAAACAGGTCCTCTCAATCTTCAGGGATGTCTGTAATGCTGTTTTTGCCATGCACTGCCAGTCCCCACCCATTGCCCACAG AGACTTGAAAGCTGAGAATCTTTTGCTGGGATCTGATGGAGTATGGAAGTTGTGCGATTTTGGCAGCACCTCTACCAATCATAAGCGTTTTGAGAAGCCTGAAGAAATGGGCATTGAAGAAGATAATATCAGGAAGCACACAACACCTGCTTATAGAGCACCCGAG ATGTGGGATCTCTTTCGGAGAGAACTTATAAATGAGAAGGTAGACATATGG GCGCTGGGTTGCCTCCTCTATCGGATTTGCTACTTCAAAAGTGCATTTGATGGAGAATCAAAgcttcaaattttaaatgggaATTATCGCATTCCAGAGTTACCCAAATATGGCTCCTCTGTTACAGACCTGATCAAAGAGATGCTTCAATCTTCACCAGATGACAGACCAGACATCACGCAG GTGTGGTTTCGTGTTAATGAGCAGTTACCTGCTAATCTTCAGAAGTCTTTACCTGATAGGCCACCTGAAATGAAATCCGCGGACATACATGAAG GTATTCCAAAGCCTGCATATAAGGCGCATCCAGTGCCTCGCAGAAGTCCGCCACCCCCACCTTCATCTGGAGAACAAACTAGGAACACATCACAACCTTCTTCTAGGGCAGGGGGAGGTGGGGGGCAGCTTGGTGCTTTCTGGTCCAGTCTACATGCAAAAGATTCAGTTGTTCCTGAGGACATGACAAGACCCAAATTTGATGAAGAACCTACTACCCATGGTACAtcaaaaaatgatcaatttaaGCCTGAAAATCTTCCTTTACCTAGGAATACTAGCCCTGCAAAAGAGGCAGACATACAAACTTATACTGTTCGAAAAAATGCACATGGTAAATCACAAAAGGCTGAGGATGGCTCTTCCAAGGATTTTGAGATGACATTTTCCCATAAGGGTACAGACCGTGGCACACATAGGCCAAAACCATCAAAAGTTGAGACTACAGCTACTTTTCAAGATGACACTTTTAACACTTTTGTTGCTGAATTTGATACTGAGAAGTTTAGCTCCACCGTTAGTAATAGTAATTCTGAAAAGGAGGAAGCATTAGAGGCTGAAGTAGCGAGGCTGAAGGGGCAGCTGAAGCAAACAAACTTGGAGAAGGTTGAAAtaacttcaaaatttgaaaagctATCTGCCATTTGTCGATCTCAAAGACAGGAGATTCAAGAGCTCAAGCAAGCACTTGCTGCTAGAAATCCATCACCAAATAAAAATgttacaaaaattcaaagctCCCCTGCAACTCCTTTG caaaagGACAAGATTGAAGGAACAATTTGGGAACCACAGCAAGAAAAATCCGACAGGAATAGTGTGAGCCCTGAGCCAAAGCAATGGCAAGCATTTGCTGAGGAACCTAAGCCACAGAAACCTCTTTCAAAAGAGAACCCTTCCAAATCTGTTAGGACAAGAAATGGTCACCAAACTAAGCAGGCTGCACAAGCAAACACTGGTTTTGATTCATGGGGTTTTGGAACAGAGAGTTTCTCAGCTGCCCCCAGTAATAGCCCTCAGATATCAAAACCCATCAGTGACGGAAATAATGCTCAGCGTTTTGGGGAGACAAAGATTACAGAGACCAAGCCAGGTTCTCAACCTGCTGGATGGGCAGGTTTTTAA
- the LOC115983502 gene encoding putative box C/D snoRNA protein SPCC613.07: MENQEDPAPKPKDQPLCEECKHNPSKYKCPGCSVRSCGLSCVKAHKQRTGCTGKRNQTQFVPLSQFDDNLLISDYNLLEEVKRVSESAQRMRSKVCGYSHYKLPYHLKSLRKAAASRKTKLLFLPSGMSKREKNQTRYNNRKKTIEWTIEWQFHSTDVVLHDHGLNENMNLSSVIENHLKPGPWNHQLRQFCDEQLDCLKFFIRKYPKGPRSPFRELDVKAPIRQQLSNLVILEYPVIYVFLPSHNFDFEVVKEANPVTHKTKFKDFGSNPSPIPEGVPFKEEEIEEDNSSSDPHVFDLMKHVNSSPMRRFPHRNKLSEKVINNSSERSLLSRVETGNCSLFGSAEEPGVSEIREFDFDQGLIDAYSDLIAENNPDDFLDLEGVFTDEVIVEEIRNFSEEQGVFSAEEELEEGEILE, encoded by the exons ATGGAGAACCAAGAAGACCCAGCTCCAAAACCCAAGGATCAACCTCTCTGCGAGGAGTGCAAGCATAACCCATCAAAGTACAAGTGCCCAGGTTGCTCTGTACGCTCTTGTGGCCTCTCATGCGTCAAGGCTCACAAGCAACGCACTGGTTGTACGGGCAAGAGGAACCAGACCCAGTTCGTCCCTCTCTCACAGTTCGATGATAATCTCCTTATCTctg ATTATAATTTGCTAGAGGAAGTGAAGAGGGTTTCCGAATCTGCTCAGAGAATGAGAAGTAAAGTGTGCGGTTATTCTCATTATAAATTACCATATCACCTAAAAAGTCTCCGGAAAGCTGCTGCGAGTCGGAAGACAAAACTCCTATTTCTCCCTAGTGGAATGTCAAAGAGGGAGAAAAATCAAACTCGATACAACAatag GAAGAAAACCATTGAGTGGACCATTGAGTGGCAGTTTCACTCAACAGATGTTGTTTTACATGACCATGG attaaatgaaaatatgaacCTTTCCTCTGTTATTGAGAATCATCTAAAACCTGGCCCTTGGAATCACCAACTAAGACAATTCTGTGACGAACAGCTGGACTGTCTCAAGTTTTTCATCCGTAAATATCCTAAG GGTCCTAGGTCACCTTTCCGTGAGTTGGATGTAAAGGCCCCAATAAGGCAACAACTATCCAATTTAGTTATATTGGAGTATCCTGTAATATATGTCTTTCTCCCTTCGCACAACTTTGATTTTGAAGTCGTTAAAGAAGCCAATCCTGTTACTCACAAAACAAAGTTTAAGGATTTTGGAAGCAACCCAAGCCCAATCCCAGAAGGTGTCCCTTTCAAGGAGGAGGAAATAGAAGAAGACAACAGCTCTTCAGATCCTCATGTTTTTGATCTCATGAAACATGTGAATTCAAGTCCAATGCGTCGATTCCCTCATCGGAACAAGCTGTCTGAGAAAGTGATAAACAACTCATCAGAGAGGTCATTGTTGTCAAGAGTGGAAACAGGCAACTGTTCACTTTTCGGCTCTGCCGAGGAACCAGGAGTTTCTGAAATTAGGGAGTTCGATTTTGATCAGGGCTTAATAGATGCGTACTCAGATCTAATTGCAGAAAACAATCCTGATGACTTCCTTGATTTGGAAGGTGTATTTACTGATGAAGTAATTGTGGAAGAAATAAGGAATTTCTCAGAAGAGCAGGGAGTCTTCTCAGCAGAGGAGGAATTAGAGGAAGGAGAGATTCttgaataa